The proteins below are encoded in one region of Desulfovibrio sp.:
- the traA gene encoding TraA family conjugative transfer protein gives MTDQTIAFPMTEVELPERLLTDIRNLKKRGLSWTTAGRIGAAIGLTALAVTSLVSYFMMPDLQSLPTDIDIPSALLTVSVPSSLAGGSHAGIESMASVMMGWMSGTFGKVIGGAAILVGLLNGVIRQNVSAAITGIGAGMMITMAPDIMGTMLDVPTTSSSAGAESRSTAPEKSMLQKSIEAHDWNQVRAFLDGDSSPSAEYLLTQIAAQQKSSDLRDLATQLDAIVAQKQISVAPNRLYTIEQAAFGAATSPAALDWAASTMASAGTFRSTIHFLYLLEGVAEAGLLGVYFVGWKLTRRVRRLETISGYKVDEEPKVIEASPTTSPNNVDAAVGYHGIGGGANGAYRRRYAMAKRDDGDNDLTDLATSYALGVPTNLSAAALVGAEMRHEADHHEHERVVVVHDYAPAPVASDVGDDDDSDSGYSDGGSSDSGNDD, from the coding sequence ATGACTGATCAGACCATCGCGTTTCCAATGACAGAAGTCGAGTTGCCGGAAAGGCTTTTGACCGACATCCGCAACCTCAAGAAGCGTGGCCTGAGTTGGACTACGGCCGGGAGAATTGGCGCTGCCATCGGCCTCACGGCTCTTGCAGTCACCTCGCTGGTGTCATATTTCATGATGCCGGATCTTCAGTCTCTTCCAACCGACATTGATATCCCCAGCGCTTTGTTGACGGTCTCTGTTCCCAGCAGCCTCGCTGGCGGCAGCCATGCTGGCATCGAGTCCATGGCCAGCGTAATGATGGGGTGGATGTCCGGTACATTCGGAAAAGTCATTGGCGGTGCGGCGATCCTTGTCGGACTTCTTAATGGCGTTATCCGTCAAAATGTCTCCGCAGCGATTACGGGCATTGGTGCCGGAATGATGATCACCATGGCTCCTGACATTATGGGCACGATGCTCGACGTTCCTACGACATCGTCATCCGCCGGCGCAGAAAGCCGCAGCACCGCTCCAGAAAAATCCATGCTGCAGAAGTCCATCGAAGCCCACGATTGGAACCAGGTGCGCGCGTTCCTCGATGGCGACAGTTCGCCGTCGGCGGAATACCTCCTGACCCAGATCGCCGCGCAGCAGAAATCGTCCGATCTGCGCGATCTTGCCACGCAGCTCGATGCCATTGTTGCCCAAAAACAGATTTCCGTGGCGCCAAACCGCCTTTATACCATCGAGCAAGCGGCTTTTGGTGCCGCTACCTCGCCGGCGGCGCTCGACTGGGCCGCATCGACGATGGCCTCCGCCGGTACCTTTCGCTCCACCATTCATTTCCTCTACCTGCTGGAGGGCGTCGCAGAAGCAGGCCTTCTCGGTGTGTATTTCGTCGGCTGGAAGCTGACGAGGCGAGTGCGCAGGCTTGAAACCATCTCTGGCTACAAGGTGGATGAAGAACCCAAGGTCATCGAAGCCTCTCCGACCACCAGTCCCAATAATGTGGATGCAGCGGTGGGCTATCACGGTATCGGCGGTGGCGCCAATGGTGCCTATCGCCGGCGCTATGCCATGGCTAAACGAGATGATGGTGATAACGACTTGACCGATCTTGCGACTTCCTATGCGCTTGGGGTTCCCACCAATTTGTCGGCTGCAGCGCTGGTGGGCGCAGAAATGCGTCACGAGGCCGACCATCACGAACATGAGCGTGTCGTCGTGGTCCACGATTATGCGCCGGCGCCGGTTGCCTCAGATGTTGGCGACGATGACGATAGCGACAGCGGCTATTCGGACGGCGGCAGCTCCGACAGTGGCAATGACGACTGA